A region from the Halarsenatibacter silvermanii genome encodes:
- a CDS encoding IS110 family transposase, which yields MDFQDYLFVGVDTHKEEHTASAVNFFHQELKSITISNNPANFDEFIAELEDASPNGETLVFGLEDTQGLGRNLAQWLVRKGFLVKEVNPAITRRERKHSPDPDKSDDIDAKAIADALISDWEELPQVEEDETFEAIRTLNNQRENLVQRKIQIKNRLHKLIHQNYPEYKKFFSDSFGKTALAFWEKYTHPSELKNYGETRLHKFLKEQAKSIPNDKAKTILSLVDKDKNMREDACARNSIILMLIKELKQLRQHLESINNKLEAAVQKSEYELTTMPGMDYKLAAKFISYIRNIDRFGSGDKLARYAGLAPVERSSGSSKAHTHLKYGCRDLNSAFYMLALQQIGSYRNGKVKSDVAYSYYQKKLAEGKTRKNAIRCLQRRLVDIIYAMMRDRSVYQPPEIPDYQVLKRSG from the coding sequence ATGGATTTTCAGGATTATCTTTTCGTCGGGGTGGACACTCACAAAGAAGAACATACAGCTTCTGCTGTCAATTTCTTTCACCAGGAGCTAAAGAGTATTACTATTTCCAATAATCCGGCTAATTTTGATGAGTTTATAGCTGAGCTGGAAGATGCAAGCCCAAATGGCGAAACTTTGGTATTCGGCCTGGAAGATACTCAGGGCCTGGGGAGAAATCTCGCCCAGTGGCTGGTGCGCAAAGGGTTTTTGGTTAAAGAAGTTAACCCTGCCATAACCAGGCGCGAAAGAAAGCATTCCCCTGATCCCGATAAATCCGATGACATCGACGCTAAAGCCATTGCCGATGCGCTAATTTCCGACTGGGAAGAACTCCCCCAGGTAGAAGAGGATGAAACATTTGAAGCCATCAGAACACTAAATAACCAGCGAGAGAATTTAGTACAGCGCAAAATCCAGATCAAAAACAGACTGCATAAATTAATTCATCAAAATTATCCCGAATACAAAAAGTTTTTCAGCGATTCCTTTGGCAAGACCGCCCTTGCCTTCTGGGAGAAATATACCCATCCCTCCGAACTGAAAAATTATGGGGAGACCAGACTGCACAAATTTCTGAAAGAACAGGCTAAAAGCATTCCCAATGATAAAGCCAAAACAATACTCTCCTTAGTCGATAAGGATAAGAACATGAGAGAAGATGCTTGTGCACGAAATTCCATTATTCTCATGTTAATAAAGGAGCTCAAACAGCTTCGTCAACATCTTGAGAGCATAAACAATAAACTGGAAGCTGCGGTACAAAAAAGCGAATACGAACTTACCACTATGCCAGGTATGGATTACAAATTAGCGGCTAAGTTTATTTCCTATATCAGAAACATTGACCGCTTTGGCTCAGGAGATAAATTAGCCCGCTATGCCGGCCTGGCACCCGTAGAGCGAAGCTCTGGCAGTTCTAAAGCTCATACGCATCTAAAATACGGGTGCAGAGATTTAAATAGCGCATTTTATATGCTGGCCCTACAGCAGATAGGTTCTTATCGCAATGGCAAGGTGAAAAGTGATGTAGCCTACAGCTATTATCAAAAAAAGCTGGCAGAGGGTAAGACCAGAAAAAACGCTATTAGATGTCTGCAAAGACGCCTGGTGGATATAATTTATGCCATGATGAGAGATAGATCGGTATATCAGCCACCAGAGATCCCGGATTATCAGGTTCTAAAGCGGTCAGGCTGA
- a CDS encoding IclR family transcriptional regulator domain-containing protein: MNGREKSDLEIRCVAGPIFDHKGEIMAAFGVSGPASRMTDDKTENIYRSSCLQLANGCVKTSFSCTVRYKAAFTMKFSPDLMLYLSNSLCQVKLSKYAFILSARQQIRHTTPSAMKY, translated from the coding sequence ATGAACGGACGCGAAAAATCGGATCTGGAAATAAGATGTGTGGCCGGCCCTATCTTCGATCATAAAGGAGAAATAATGGCTGCCTTCGGTGTTTCGGGACCGGCCAGCAGAATGACGGATGATAAAACAGAAAATATTTATAGATCTTCTTGTCTTCAGTTGGCTAATGGGTGTGTAAAAACCTCATTTAGTTGTACTGTAAGATATAAAGCTGCGTTCACAATGAAATTTTCCCCCGATCTTATGCTATATCTATCAAACTCCCTATGTCAAGTTAAGCTTTCAAAATATGCTTTTATACTTTCAGCAAGGCAGCAAATCAGGCATACTACACCCTCGGCAATGAAATATTGA
- the xylB gene encoding xylulokinase has translation MNYLLGLDIGTSSVKGVLVNEKAELVLTGSSEQDLSNPRPGWAEQDPEIWWESTVEVIKNILNQMEISSENIAGISLSGQMHSAVFLDRDMKVIRPAILWSDTRTSSQCQEIYERVGGLENLLENVGNPALEGFTAPKILWLKQNEPENYRRTDCLLLPKDYLRFRLTGEAAMEYSDAAGTLLLDIESKEWSHQILEKLEITPEIMPPLMSSIDVGGEIRPEVADKLGLAEGTPVIAGGADNACGAVGSGIIKTGRSMVSIGSSGVVLAHTDEPEPDEEGRIHLFNHARPNSWYMMGVMLSAGMSMSWIKESMYDEEYNYDEINRMASEVEPGSEGLIFLPYLYGERTPHADADARGVFFGLSARHDQSHFFRSVMEGVCFGIRDSLELIKARDIELEEVRVIGGGARSKVWQQILADVLNEEISLINVEEGPAFGAALIAGVGTEVFADFEEACSKALSVVDRVKPDPEAVKKYEKYYSLYKSLYPSLKDRFADLSEI, from the coding sequence ATGAATTATTTGCTGGGTTTAGATATCGGTACAAGCAGCGTAAAAGGAGTTCTGGTGAATGAAAAAGCAGAGCTGGTGCTTACTGGCTCCAGTGAACAGGATTTGAGTAATCCCAGACCTGGCTGGGCGGAACAGGACCCTGAAATTTGGTGGGAGTCCACAGTTGAAGTTATTAAAAATATTTTAAATCAGATGGAGATTAGCTCTGAAAATATTGCAGGCATAAGTCTTTCCGGACAGATGCACAGTGCTGTATTTCTGGATAGAGATATGAAGGTGATCAGACCTGCAATTCTCTGGAGTGACACCAGAACTTCGAGCCAGTGTCAGGAGATTTATGAGAGGGTGGGAGGGCTTGAAAATTTGTTGGAGAATGTAGGTAATCCCGCTCTGGAAGGTTTTACGGCCCCTAAAATATTATGGCTCAAGCAAAATGAACCGGAAAATTATCGCAGGACAGATTGTCTTCTGCTGCCGAAGGATTACCTTCGATTTCGTCTAACTGGCGAGGCAGCCATGGAATATTCCGATGCAGCGGGCACGCTGCTGCTCGACATCGAGAGCAAAGAATGGTCGCATCAAATACTGGAAAAACTGGAGATAACACCTGAAATTATGCCGCCGCTGATGTCTTCTATCGATGTTGGTGGTGAAATCAGGCCAGAGGTCGCTGATAAATTGGGGCTGGCAGAAGGGACACCTGTGATAGCCGGTGGCGCGGATAACGCCTGTGGCGCAGTGGGAAGCGGTATAATTAAAACAGGGCGCTCGATGGTCAGTATAGGTTCTTCCGGAGTGGTGCTGGCGCATACAGATGAGCCGGAACCGGATGAAGAGGGAAGAATTCACCTTTTCAATCATGCTCGTCCAAATAGCTGGTATATGATGGGAGTTATGCTTTCAGCCGGTATGTCCATGAGCTGGATTAAGGAGAGCATGTATGATGAGGAATATAATTATGATGAGATCAACAGAATGGCTTCGGAAGTCGAGCCCGGCAGCGAGGGGCTTATATTTCTCCCCTATCTTTATGGCGAGAGGACCCCTCACGCAGATGCCGATGCCAGGGGTGTATTTTTTGGCCTCTCTGCCCGCCATGATCAGAGTCATTTTTTCCGCAGCGTGATGGAAGGTGTATGTTTTGGGATTAGAGATTCGCTCGAACTCATCAAAGCCAGGGACATTGAACTGGAAGAAGTGAGGGTTATCGGGGGAGGAGCCAGAAGTAAAGTCTGGCAGCAGATACTGGCCGATGTTCTGAATGAAGAAATAAGCCTGATTAATGTGGAGGAAGGTCCTGCTTTCGGAGCAGCTTTGATTGCAGGAGTGGGTACAGAAGTCTTTGCCGATTTTGAAGAGGCCTGTTCTAAAGCTTTAAGTGTGGTTGATAGGGTAAAGCCTGATCCGGAAGCGGTCAAAAAATATGAAAAGTATTATTCGCTGTATAAATCTCTGTATCCATCTCTGAAGGATAGATTTGCTGATTTGAGTGAGATATAA
- a CDS encoding DUF4652 domain-containing protein: MPKKYKLFLFVVVISIAFAAGVFLSYQFQLLMRTEEAEPEPQIEREVEPERITTEKIEYDSENGMEYLKIDTEDRERTLSEDQPSEPLISPQEDKLAYIAPTEWERIGSIYLYDYENDEIRELVRGEDLPEQYTPKKIWWLDEKHLLFIGGFGYGTVSVGGTLYALDIEKGDITEVYPEGERSEVKDISIGDQEVEVKLAVFDEDFVNYEVETDQISLESIYEGLD, translated from the coding sequence ATGCCTAAAAAGTATAAATTGTTTCTCTTTGTGGTTGTTATTTCAATAGCTTTTGCTGCGGGAGTTTTCTTATCCTATCAATTTCAGCTTTTGATGAGGACTGAAGAGGCAGAACCTGAACCACAGATTGAAAGAGAGGTGGAACCTGAAAGGATTACCACAGAAAAGATTGAATATGACAGCGAAAATGGCATGGAATATTTAAAGATAGATACTGAGGACAGAGAGAGAACTTTATCGGAAGATCAGCCCTCTGAACCCCTTATTTCACCGCAGGAAGATAAGCTTGCCTATATTGCACCGACTGAATGGGAGAGGATAGGGTCTATCTACCTGTACGATTATGAAAATGATGAGATAAGAGAACTGGTCAGGGGAGAAGACCTCCCTGAGCAGTACACCCCTAAAAAGATCTGGTGGCTGGATGAAAAACACCTGCTTTTCATAGGAGGATTTGGTTACGGTACAGTCTCTGTAGGGGGGACACTTTATGCCCTCGATATCGAAAAGGGAGATATAACTGAAGTATATCCTGAAGGAGAAAGAAGCGAGGTAAAAGACATCAGTATTGGAGATCAGGAAGTGGAGGTTAAGCTGGCTGTCTTTGATGAGGATTTTGTAAACTATGAGGTCGAAACCGATCAAATTTCTCTGGAGAGTATTTACGAGGGACTGGACTGA
- a CDS encoding glycerophosphodiester phosphodiesterase: MAVLIYFFTALAAVYLCLLAVSEYRIVGSIFGEGTGKTKTNNSEADSGAENSLITQNEENPLVIAHRGGAGLKPENTMTAFQNAARLGVDIIELDVRLSADEELVVHHDARIDRTSDGSGRIEDMKLDDLREFDFSYDFERETPQQIPLLSDVLEEFPDTILIVEIKDKEETGKRAAEVLADLVNSSEAGERVIAGSFQDEVLTHYHRVLSDRVHRSAARVEFAVFFILTLLKLEGLFWRDFSAVQIPTNFKGIDLRRKTFIERANRYGAAVHYWTVNDPGEMMHLKKLKADGIITDRPDILLDIYEKEID; this comes from the coding sequence ATGGCTGTTTTAATATATTTCTTTACAGCCCTGGCTGCAGTTTATCTCTGCCTTTTGGCAGTTTCTGAATACCGGATAGTAGGCAGTATATTTGGAGAAGGAACCGGCAAAACTAAAACAAATAATTCGGAAGCTGATTCCGGCGCCGAAAATTCATTGATCACCCAAAATGAAGAAAACCCTTTAGTTATAGCCCATCGAGGAGGAGCCGGTCTTAAGCCCGAGAACACCATGACAGCCTTTCAAAATGCGGCCCGATTGGGTGTGGATATAATCGAACTGGATGTAAGATTATCAGCCGACGAAGAGCTGGTTGTGCATCACGATGCCAGAATAGACAGAACTTCTGATGGCAGCGGCCGGATTGAAGATATGAAACTGGATGATTTAAGAGAGTTTGATTTTAGCTATGATTTTGAGAGAGAAACGCCTCAGCAGATTCCTCTGCTTTCAGATGTGCTGGAAGAATTTCCTGACACTATTTTGATCGTGGAGATCAAGGATAAAGAAGAGACAGGAAAAAGAGCAGCCGAGGTTCTGGCAGACCTGGTTAACTCCTCTGAAGCCGGGGAGAGAGTCATAGCCGGGAGCTTTCAGGATGAGGTGCTGACTCATTATCACAGGGTTCTATCAGATCGGGTCCATCGCTCGGCAGCCAGGGTTGAGTTTGCTGTATTTTTTATTCTGACCCTGTTAAAACTCGAAGGTCTTTTCTGGCGTGACTTTTCAGCGGTGCAGATTCCCACCAATTTTAAGGGCATCGATCTCAGAAGAAAAACATTTATCGAGAGGGCCAACAGATATGGCGCCGCCGTTCATTACTGGACTGTGAATGACCCTGGAGAAATGATGCATCTGAAAAAGCTGAAAGCAGATGGAATTATCACCGACAGGCCTGATATATTGCTCGATATATACGAGAAAGAAATAGATTAA
- a CDS encoding D-alanyl-D-alanine carboxypeptidase family protein, producing the protein MKSRFIKLTGLTLLLLAAAVIISTPASAIELQARSAILVEANTGQVLYEQNPDEELPPASITKIMPMLMAMEAVEEGEISLDDEVTVSSRAEDMGGSQIFLEAGTALTVEELLKAITISSANDATYALSEYLGGTYSGFIEMMNERVAELGMENTNFENSTGLPADNHYSTARDIAKMSREVVQYPEIREWGQIWSEYLELPDREALLANLNQLVRDYPGMDGIKTGRTQEAGYCLAASAEREGMRLISVVLNAESDQERQDQTRKLLDYGFGNYVQETVIEEGDSIQNISFPGSSEEEVSARAAEDLTALRERGEDLDYDREVSIIEDFEFPIAEGEKMGEMRLVDGDEIINSIDLIAEEDIVEAGIVSRIIRSVGDIVDGIFE; encoded by the coding sequence ATGAAATCCAGGTTTATAAAATTAACAGGTTTGACTCTGCTGCTGCTGGCTGCTGCTGTGATAATTTCTACTCCAGCCTCAGCCATCGAGCTGCAGGCCAGATCGGCTATTCTTGTAGAAGCTAATACAGGCCAGGTTTTATATGAACAAAATCCCGATGAAGAACTCCCTCCCGCCAGCATCACGAAGATCATGCCCATGTTGATGGCTATGGAAGCCGTGGAGGAGGGAGAGATATCGCTGGATGATGAAGTGACCGTTAGCAGTCGGGCCGAGGATATGGGAGGTTCTCAAATTTTTCTGGAGGCCGGAACAGCGCTCACAGTTGAAGAACTTTTAAAAGCTATCACAATTTCCTCTGCCAATGATGCCACCTATGCGCTTTCAGAATATCTGGGGGGAACCTACTCCGGTTTTATCGAAATGATGAACGAGAGGGTGGCAGAACTCGGCATGGAAAATACCAATTTTGAGAATTCAACCGGTCTGCCGGCCGATAATCATTATTCTACGGCCAGAGATATAGCTAAAATGTCCCGCGAGGTTGTACAGTATCCTGAAATCAGAGAATGGGGTCAGATCTGGTCGGAATATCTGGAGCTGCCCGATCGGGAAGCGCTGCTGGCAAATTTGAATCAGCTGGTCCGTGATTATCCCGGTATGGATGGTATAAAGACAGGACGAACTCAGGAGGCCGGTTACTGTCTGGCAGCCAGTGCCGAACGGGAAGGGATGAGGCTTATCTCTGTTGTATTAAATGCTGAATCCGATCAGGAACGTCAGGATCAAACCCGAAAGCTGCTGGATTATGGATTTGGCAATTATGTTCAGGAGACTGTCATAGAAGAAGGAGATTCAATTCAAAATATATCTTTTCCGGGCAGCAGCGAAGAAGAAGTAAGCGCTCGCGCTGCTGAAGATCTTACTGCTCTGCGCGAAAGAGGCGAAGATCTGGATTATGATCGAGAAGTTAGCATTATAGAGGATTTTGAATTTCCCATAGCTGAAGGAGAAAAAATGGGGGAGATGAGGCTGGTGGATGGGGACGAAATAATCAACAGCATCGATTTGATAGCTGAAGAGGATATTGTCGAGGCAGGTATTGTTTCCAGAATTATCAGATCAGTAGGTGATATTGTAGATGGCATATTTGAATAA
- a CDS encoding HesA/MoeB/ThiF family protein, producing MDIFQRQWPMFTEVEKEQIRSMKVFVGGVGGLGTNQLIQLQRIGVKKIYFIDRDHVEASNLNRQILYGRGDIGESKVRTAKKKLEEFNLETEIEAIEGQITQDLEIPDDVDIVLDALDNYQARFDLEKAAWQKEKPFVHGAIRSWHGQLTSIIPGKTPRLEEILGENPDSKNEKNGTIPVFSPAVTMVAILQVLEAVKLHLDISDNLANKLLFVDMQDYSLEKIDFN from the coding sequence ATGGATATTTTTCAGCGGCAGTGGCCCATGTTCACTGAAGTTGAAAAAGAACAAATTCGCAGCATGAAAGTCTTCGTTGGCGGGGTCGGCGGACTGGGCACCAATCAGCTCATTCAGCTGCAGAGAATCGGGGTAAAAAAAATATATTTTATAGACAGAGATCATGTGGAGGCTTCGAATTTAAACCGCCAGATACTTTACGGTCGCGGCGACATCGGGGAGAGCAAAGTCAGAACAGCCAAAAAGAAACTGGAAGAATTCAATTTAGAAACTGAAATAGAAGCCATTGAGGGGCAGATAACCCAGGACCTGGAAATTCCCGACGATGTCGATATTGTTCTGGATGCCCTTGATAATTACCAGGCCCGTTTTGATCTGGAAAAGGCAGCCTGGCAGAAGGAAAAACCCTTCGTTCACGGAGCAATTCGCTCCTGGCACGGCCAGCTTACAAGCATTATACCCGGTAAAACTCCCCGACTCGAGGAAATTTTGGGTGAAAATCCCGACAGTAAGAATGAAAAAAATGGGACCATACCAGTATTTTCACCGGCGGTGACGATGGTAGCTATTCTGCAGGTGCTGGAAGCGGTGAAGCTTCACCTTGATATTTCTGATAACCTGGCCAATAAATTGCTCTTTGTGGACATGCAGGATTACTCTCTGGAAAAAATCGATTTTAATTAA
- a CDS encoding AbrB/MazE/SpoVT family DNA-binding domain-containing protein yields the protein MEGITIKATGIVRKVDELGRIVLPKELRDTLNIDEKDPLEFYVEDDSIILEKYEPGCYLCGSVEDLIQYKDKDICEVCIADLGEMS from the coding sequence ATGGAGGGGATAACTATCAAAGCCACAGGTATAGTAAGAAAAGTTGACGAACTCGGACGCATAGTGCTTCCCAAAGAACTCAGAGACACTCTCAATATCGACGAAAAAGATCCTCTCGAATTCTATGTAGAAGACGATTCTATAATTCTCGAGAAATATGAACCCGGCTGTTATCTATGCGGCAGCGTTGAAGATCTCATCCAGTATAAGGATAAAGATATATGCGAGGTATGCATTGCTGACCTCGGTGAAATGAGCTGA
- a CDS encoding secondary thiamine-phosphate synthase enzyme YjbQ, producing the protein MQRTIVMSTENREELYDITHRVKKAVADIDEENGLVNVYVRGATAGIMIQESWDDSVQQDVIEFLQEHIPQGVWKHDRHDGNGDAHLKSGLVGPQETIPLSEDQLMLSTWQNIFLCEFDGPRSRREILVTVS; encoded by the coding sequence TTGCAGCGGACGATTGTCATGTCCACTGAAAACCGGGAAGAGCTTTATGATATAACTCACAGGGTGAAAAAAGCAGTCGCGGATATCGACGAAGAAAACGGACTGGTTAATGTTTATGTCAGAGGGGCTACTGCCGGGATAATGATTCAGGAGAGCTGGGATGACAGCGTGCAGCAGGATGTAATTGAATTTCTGCAGGAACACATTCCTCAGGGGGTCTGGAAACATGACCGGCATGATGGAAATGGGGATGCTCATTTAAAATCCGGCCTGGTAGGTCCCCAGGAGACGATACCTTTGAGCGAAGATCAATTGATGCTCTCCACCTGGCAGAATATTTTTCTCTGTGAATTTGACGGGCCCAGAAGCAGGCGCGAAATCCTGGTCACGGTGAGCTAA
- a CDS encoding slipin family protein: protein MFNVEGVPFFSIGFLILFLLILSQAIYIIKEYDRAVIFRLGRFVETKGPGLILVIPIVDRVVRVSLRTVVYDVPEQEVVTKDNVTCRVNAVLYYRVVDPQKAVINVEKFHQATIQLAQTTMRSIAGEAELDELLSEREKINSKLQRVIDEATDPWGIKVSAVELKDIVIPSSMKRAIAKQAEAERERRAVVIQAQGEKQAAARIAEATGILNTQPGSMNLRTLRTVSEVASSESSSVVFPLPMEMLRYFARGEDIDLPEGSEIDVEKLIEETKENIEEMKKKGEIGEEEASPEADLKGETNLDDIDTEDLDIDADEAVGDLDPGAEDEEEDEQVDDRPDEEKDEG, encoded by the coding sequence ATGTTTAACGTCGAAGGAGTTCCCTTTTTTTCTATAGGTTTTTTGATCCTGTTTCTGCTGATTTTAAGTCAGGCAATTTATATTATCAAAGAATATGATAGAGCTGTAATCTTCCGCCTGGGTCGATTTGTGGAAACAAAAGGGCCCGGTTTAATTTTGGTCATCCCTATAGTTGATAGAGTGGTCAGAGTCTCTCTCAGAACAGTGGTATATGATGTTCCCGAACAGGAAGTTGTCACCAAAGATAATGTCACCTGCAGGGTTAACGCAGTTCTTTATTATCGGGTGGTTGACCCTCAAAAAGCGGTGATCAATGTGGAAAAATTTCATCAGGCCACCATACAGCTGGCCCAGACCACGATGCGAAGTATCGCTGGCGAAGCGGAGCTGGATGAGCTGCTTTCCGAGCGGGAGAAAATAAACTCCAAGCTGCAGCGGGTAATAGATGAGGCCACAGATCCCTGGGGAATAAAGGTCAGCGCTGTCGAGCTGAAAGATATCGTAATTCCTTCCAGCATGAAAAGGGCTATAGCCAAACAGGCTGAGGCTGAGAGGGAAAGAAGAGCTGTAGTCATTCAGGCCCAGGGTGAAAAGCAGGCTGCAGCCAGAATAGCCGAAGCGACCGGCATTCTCAACACGCAGCCCGGTTCTATGAATTTGAGGACTCTGCGCACGGTCAGCGAAGTTGCCTCCTCGGAAAGTTCTTCGGTTGTGTTTCCGCTGCCGATGGAGATGCTTAGATATTTCGCCCGCGGCGAAGATATTGATCTTCCTGAGGGTTCTGAGATCGATGTTGAAAAGTTGATCGAGGAGACTAAAGAGAATATTGAAGAGATGAAGAAAAAAGGCGAAATAGGAGAGGAAGAGGCTTCTCCAGAAGCTGACCTGAAGGGGGAGACTAATCTGGACGATATTGATACCGAAGATCTGGATATAGACGCTGATGAAGCTGTCGGCGATCTTGATCCGGGTGCTGAGGATGAGGAGGAAGACGAGCAAGTTGATGATAGACCTGACGAAGAAAAGGATGAAGGATAG
- a CDS encoding NfeD family protein: protein MRYLCGEISSPSLLTGFFEAMKVAAIIIALSFILFLGFNLNGPSLAASSISADVMPEGIPEEQEEPVETRGLLVRVEGTITSGTSRMLRNSLEQAEEENYDFLLVEIDSPGGLLDPTLKIMSDFLESPIPIITYVAPAGAISASAGSFLLLSGHKAAMTPGTSTGAAMPVQFTPGGDQGAADEKTINFIEGHIRSVARERGRSEEIAGKFVTENLTLTADQALEETIIDVVSRSRAELLESLDGEEVQIRGETRELNTAGAELTEREMDIWESFENILGNPQVTFLLMLVGIYGIIIGFSSPGTIVPEVGGALALILALFGLGIIEVDYLGLIMVALGIFFLVVELFTPTFGIFTTIGVALLVLGGFIFPGEPLMPPEWFANFRMLVLGIAAMSALFILIVLKKIINLRKLGSDDIKGIFRDKEGVAAEKIAPQGMVKVGGEMWNARLDRNVAAGSLEKGEKVEVIGREGMILIVRPLSETGENDIGKEE from the coding sequence ATGAGATATCTTTGCGGAGAAATTTCCTCGCCCTCGCTGCTGACCGGATTTTTTGAGGCTATGAAAGTCGCGGCGATTATAATCGCGTTGAGTTTTATTTTATTTTTGGGTTTTAATCTGAATGGACCATCTCTGGCTGCTTCCAGTATATCCGCCGATGTGATGCCGGAGGGAATACCGGAAGAACAGGAGGAGCCGGTGGAAACACGGGGGCTTTTGGTAAGAGTCGAAGGCACTATAACTTCGGGCACTTCCAGAATGCTCAGAAACAGCCTTGAACAGGCTGAGGAAGAAAATTATGATTTCCTGCTGGTGGAAATTGACTCGCCGGGAGGGCTTTTAGATCCAACTCTCAAAATAATGTCAGATTTTTTAGAATCTCCCATTCCGATTATAACCTATGTCGCTCCTGCGGGAGCTATTTCAGCTTCGGCCGGAAGCTTTTTGCTGCTGTCAGGTCACAAAGCTGCCATGACGCCAGGCACCAGTACCGGGGCTGCTATGCCTGTGCAGTTTACCCCGGGAGGAGACCAGGGAGCTGCCGATGAGAAAACTATCAATTTTATAGAAGGACATATTCGCAGCGTGGCCCGGGAAAGAGGTCGAAGTGAGGAGATAGCCGGAAAATTTGTGACCGAGAACCTGACCCTTACGGCCGATCAAGCTCTGGAGGAGACGATAATAGATGTGGTCAGCAGAAGCAGAGCGGAGCTGCTGGAAAGTCTTGACGGAGAGGAAGTTCAGATCAGAGGAGAAACCAGGGAGTTGAATACAGCAGGAGCAGAATTGACCGAGAGAGAAATGGATATCTGGGAAAGCTTTGAGAATATTCTGGGCAATCCTCAGGTGACCTTTCTCCTTATGCTGGTGGGTATTTATGGCATAATAATTGGGTTTTCATCCCCCGGCACAATCGTTCCCGAGGTTGGAGGAGCTCTGGCTCTCATTCTGGCTCTTTTTGGTCTGGGTATTATTGAAGTTGATTATCTTGGGCTGATAATGGTGGCTCTGGGTATATTTTTCCTGGTGGTCGAGCTTTTTACCCCGACATTCGGCATATTCACAACAATAGGAGTGGCATTACTGGTGCTGGGCGGTTTTATATTTCCCGGCGAGCCCCTGATGCCGCCGGAATGGTTTGCTAATTTTAGGATGCTGGTATTAGGAATTGCTGCTATGTCTGCTCTGTTTATACTGATTGTTCTCAAAAAAATAATCAATCTCAGGAAGCTGGGCAGCGATGATATTAAGGGCATCTTCAGAGATAAAGAAGGTGTTGCAGCTGAAAAAATTGCTCCTCAGGGCATGGTCAAAGTGGGAGGAGAGATGTGGAATGCCAGACTCGACCGGAATGTAGCTGCTGGCAGCCTGGAAAAAGGCGAGAAAGTTGAAGTGATTGGCAGAGAGGGCATGATTTTAATTGTCAGGCCGCTTTCGGAAACAGGTGAAAATGACATCGGAAAAGAAGAGTGA
- a CDS encoding OmpH family outer membrane protein, whose protein sequence is MVAGVLLGPAVTAQADNLEVATVDMQEVLMVHPSIMDAQQQIQEEQMEMMAELEDMDEEEAAMQQQQMQQQLQQMQQDLLEDAIADVETDIEDIAAELGYNVVLNSEGIVSGEENLDSVDITEDIMEEFNGDAEDMQPEL, encoded by the coding sequence TTGGTAGCCGGTGTACTTTTAGGACCTGCTGTTACAGCTCAGGCCGATAATCTGGAAGTCGCAACTGTCGATATGCAGGAGGTTTTGATGGTCCATCCTTCCATAATGGATGCACAGCAGCAAATACAGGAAGAGCAGATGGAAATGATGGCTGAACTTGAAGATATGGATGAGGAAGAAGCAGCCATGCAGCAGCAGCAGATGCAGCAGCAGCTGCAGCAGATGCAGCAGGATCTTCTGGAAGATGCCATCGCAGATGTAGAAACTGATATCGAAGATATCGCTGCTGAACTGGGTTATAACGTGGTGCTGAATTCAGAAGGCATAGTCTCTGGAGAGGAAAATCTGGATTCTGTAGATATCACCGAAGATATCATGGAAGAGTTCAACGGTGACGCTGAGGATATGCAGCCTGAACTCTAA
- the hfq gene encoding RNA chaperone Hfq produces MSQDLNLQHNFLEEIKQEDMDITVYLKNGVQIQGKLAGYDDYVISVSTEEEIQMIMKKAITTVEPEEEIRGYFPEEF; encoded by the coding sequence ATGTCGCAGGACCTAAACTTACAGCACAATTTTCTGGAAGAGATCAAACAAGAAGATATGGATATCACCGTTTATTTAAAAAATGGTGTGCAGATCCAGGGGAAGCTGGCCGGTTATGACGATTACGTTATTTCTGTGAGCACTGAGGAAGAGATTCAGATGATCATGAAGAAAGCTATCACCACAGTAGAGCCGGAGGAGGAAATAAGGGGATATTTTCCTGAGGAATTTTAA